One segment of Candidatus Methanomethylicota archaeon DNA contains the following:
- the aroQ gene encoding type II 3-dehydroquinate dehydratase: MDEHSGKVKILVIHGPNLNLLGIRETHLYGSFTLEDVNKMLREIASQADVEIEIFQSNSESEIVTKIQNAKDWADAILINPAAFTHYSIAIRDAILAVNKPTVEVHITNIYKREKFRRRSVISDIAVGVISGFGIDSYRLGLLAAINLAKKRNISTTLDNSNEIQLIQLHI; this comes from the coding sequence ATGGATGAACACTCTGGAAAAGTAAAGATTTTAGTAATTCATGGTCCGAATTTAAATTTACTTGGAATTAGAGAAACACATCTTTATGGAAGTTTTACTCTTGAGGATGTAAACAAAATGCTCCGTGAAATAGCGTCACAAGCAGATGTAGAAATAGAGATTTTTCAATCCAACTCAGAATCAGAGATAGTGACAAAAATTCAGAATGCAAAGGACTGGGCTGATGCAATTTTAATAAATCCAGCTGCTTTCACTCACTATAGTATTGCAATTAGAGATGCAATATTAGCAGTCAATAAACCGACAGTGGAGGTCCACATCACTAACATATATAAAAGGGAAAAATTCAGAAGGAGATCCGTGATTTCTGACATAGCAGTTGGCGTAATTTCAGGTTTTGGGATCGATAGCTATAGGCTTGGTTTGTTAGCAGCAATAAATCTAGCAAAGAAAAGAAACATATCAACAACACTTGACAATTCAAATGAAATTCAATTAATTCAACTTCACATATAA